The proteins below are encoded in one region of Corynebacterium felinum:
- the rpmH gene encoding 50S ribosomal protein L34, producing the protein MTKGKRTFQPNNRRRAKKHGFRIRMRTRAGRAIVAARRSKGRAKLTA; encoded by the coding sequence GTGACCAAGGGTAAGCGGACGTTCCAGCCGAACAACCGTCGTCGCGCTAAGAAGCACGGCTTCCGTATCCGTATGCGCACTCGTGCCGGCCGCGCTATCGTTGCCGCACGTCGTAGCAAGGGTCGTGCAAAGCTCACCGCGTAA